The Streptomyces sp. NBC_01439 genome contains the following window.
CTGCGGACACTGTCGGACGCTAGCCAATTCTCTTAGCGTCCGCACGATTCGTGCAGGTCAGAGTAGAGCGAGAGCGTCCAGCGGACGCTGCGGACACTGTCTTCCCTCAACTCTCTAGGACGGCAGGTACCCAAGGCTAAGAGCTGCATGTCTCCCGTGGTGCCGACGGCTCTTCAGGTGGCTGCGGCCGTCTTCTCTGAAGAGCCGTCGTTGCCTGCGACTGGAGAGGCCTTCCAAGGGCGCGGGCGCCCCCACCCGCCCTCTTGGAAGGCCCCCTCCCACGCGGCTCTTCTACTGGGTAGTGGGGTGCCCGCCCCACTACCCAGTAGGCCCCCACTAGAGCTTGTGGGGGCCTTCAACAGCCCGTTTCTACTGGGGACCCCACTACCCACTACCCAGTAGGCGCCCAGGTTGGCCGCGACTTCCCGCAGCCACAGGCAAGAGGAGCACCTCCGCCGACGCCGGGGGTGCTCCTCTTGCTTGTGCGTCACCGCTCCTGCTGAGCCTCGTAGAGCTCCCACGCGCGTTCCAGGGTCTCCACCGCAGCCGGGATCGCGCCCCGCTCCTCCAGATACTCCCGTTGGCCGCTGAGCTGCCGCCGACTTGGCCAGGCGGGATCGGCAGCGACATCACGCGCCAAGTCACCGATCGCGCTCTGATCCTTCGCGTGCGTCTTCAACCACGATGTGAAGCCCTGGGTTCGACTCATACCGACATCGTTCCACCACCGCGGCGGCGCGGTGGGGAAACGGCAATCCCCAAGCTCACCCCTCTGAAGTGCTCCTATTTGGAAGGCCAGAGTGTGAAAGTCGCGCCGGCCGGGGCGTCGATGGGCCGCCGCCCGGAGGGTGGTTCTTCCCGTCCTTGTCGCTTGTCGCTTGTCGCTTGTCGCCTTAAGCCCCAACTGCTGTCTGGTGCCATGCCGCTCAACCGTGACCTGGGAAAAAGGACGACAAGCGACAAGCGACAAGACAAGCGACAGCACTGGCCGGGGCCCCGTTCCTGGGCCCTCTGTGGGCCCTGCGAGGGTGACCTGGGGCGACGGACAACGACCAACGATGACCACTCGGCAGCAGGTCAGGCGGGGTGCGCGGGCCTCTGACCAGGGCAGAAAAACGGGCCCGCCAGACCCAGGGCAAGAAGTAACCCTTCCCCACGAAGAAGCCCCTCACCTGCTGGTTCTCCGCAGATGGGGGGCTTCTTGTTGCCCTGGGGCCGGCTGTCGGCTGTCGGCCGTCGGCCGTCAGGGTCAGTGGGTCGGACGCGTTCGGAGCCAGTACGAGCGGGCCGCGAGGGTCAGGGCGATCCCGTAGACGGCGAAGGCGACCATCCCGATCCAGCCGACCAGCAGCGCGTCGCCCGCGGAGTGGAAGTCACCGCGCCGCATCGTCACTGCGCCGGCCGTGGCCAGGGCCAGGTATCCGACCCCCGCGACGCCGTACGGGGCGAGCGTGGCGGCGCCGAGCAGAGCCGGGGCGAGCGGGAGCCAGCGCGGTACCCGTCGGCCGCGCAGGAACGGCGTCCAGCGGGGGAAGACCTGCCCCCACGGGCGGACCAGGCCCCACAGCAGGAAGACGCCGAGCACGGCCAGCAGTGCGGTGGGGTCCAGCCCCCACGACTCCAGGGTGAGGAAGACCTCCGAGGCGCCGTTGCGCTCCGAGACCACGAGCACCTCCTCGCCGGTGATCCCCGCGAACGTCCCCCCGGACGCCCAGACCAGCTTCATCGCCGCGTACGGGACGAAGGCCAGCGTCCCCGCCCAGGCACCGAGCTGGATGAGTCGCGGGGCGGCGGAGGGCGCTCGTACGGCGCTACCGGCGGGCCGGCGGCGGCCGGACCGGGCGGTGGCGGCGAGCAGGACCGCCCCTACCGCTGCGAGGACCTTGTTCGCGGTGGAGGCCCAGCTGTCCACTCCCTGACCGAGCACCAGCGTGATCACATCCATCAGCAGGCTGAACGCGGTCATCCCGGCCAGCCCGCAGACCACCCAGAGCAGCACCCGTAGCGCTGGCCGCAGCCCGCGCAGCACCACCGCTCCGCTGACCGACGCCCCCAGCGCACCCACTCCCACGACCGCCCAACCCGGTCCGGAGGTCACCGAGCCGCCGCCGTGGTGGAGCAAGGAGGTTCCGTTCAGTGCGCACACCAGGCCGAAGCCGGCGTACGACACGGCCCACAACACCGTTGCCCGGGCCACCCAATGCGGCCATCGCTGCCACCGGGCGCGCCGCAGCGCCTTCGTCGTCCGTTGAGCAGTCGTCATGCTCTGAAACGTCGCACCGACCGCCGGGCGGTGGCGTCGGCCGCCCGCACGATCTGCCTCCCTCAGACGGGTGAGCGACCCGGACTCCCCGTCGTCCGTAGGTCGTGCCCCGGGACTTGTCGACCCGCCGTCCGGCGGGGCTGGCTCAGGGGGTGGTCAGCTGGCCGCGGTGGCCGGCCCGGAGACGGCCTAGCCGGGGTAGGTCTTGAACGTGACCGCGGCGCTGTCCTCGCCCTCCCAGGCGACCTCCACCACGATCTTGTCGATGTCGCCGTTCCCGAAGTTGGGCGCCTTCGGGTAACTGATGTTGAGGTGGAGTCCGCCGTTGTACTCGAACACGCCGCGCGGGTCCGGCTGGGAGGGGGAATCCTTCGGGTGGGTGTCGAGCCAGCCCCGGACCTCCGCGCGGGGCATGCGGAACGTTCCCGACCACTGGCTGGGGAAGATCGGGTCGTCGATCTCCAGGCATTGCTGCCGCTCCGCCCCGGGCGGCAGCTCCCAGCCCATCGCCGTCATGGCCTTCCCGCACTCCATGGCGCGCTCCTCCCACTGGCCCGCGTGCTGAAACGCGTAGAAGAACCCGCAGAACCAGACCAGGGCGGGCACCTCCACCACGGCCACGAAGAGGACCGCCAGGGCGATCATCCATTTTGTCTTCCGCGGCACGCTACCCCCAAGATCGATTCGAACGCGTTCAATGCGTAGGACGGGTAGGTACGCGCGACGGTTGCACACCCGCGCATGCGAAGGGCCCCGGCCGAGGGAGGTCGGACGGGGCCCGTCGTGCGCGTGAGCCGGTGGAGGCGGTCAGCCGCCGCACTGGCAGGGGGCGCCGGACTGGCAGCCGCAGCCGCAGCCGGAGCCGCACCCGCAGGCCGCGAGCAGCGGTAGCCGCAGCGGCTCCGGCTTCGACGGCTGTTCGTGCTCCGGGGTGATGGGGACGGGGGAATCGGGCATGGTTCCTCCTCGCAGGGGCGGGGCCCCGTGGCATACGGGACTTCGTACGACGACCGCCCTCGCCCTCATTCATGCCCAGCGCTACCGGCGCGTCAACGGCGCATTGGGGCTCGCCGTGGTCCGCGGCCGGGATGCCCTCGTCCGGATGCCCTCGTGCGGATCCTCCGCTTCCGGGCCGGTGTCAGACGCCCTCGACCTGGGTCGGCTGCTGGAGGTCGTCCGCGTGCTCACCCGTCACCAGGTAGACCACGCGCTTGGCCACCGACACCGCGTGGTCCGCGAAGCGCTCGTAGTAGCGGCCCAGCAGGGTCACGTCCACGGCCGTCTCGATGCCGTGCTTCCAGCGGTCGTCCATCAGGTGCTGGAACAGCGTGCGGTGCAGCTGGTCCATCTCGTCGTCGTCCTGCTCCAGCTGGAGGGCGAGGTCGACGTCCTTCGTGATGATCACCTCGGCGGCCTTCGCCATCAGGCGCTGCGCCAGCTGCCCCATCTCCAGGATGGTGGCGTGCAGGTCCCGCGGCACGGCCCGGTCCGGGAAGCGCAGCCGGGCGAGCTTCGCGACGTGCTGGGCGAGGTCACCGCTGCGCTCCAGGTCGGCGCTCATCCGCAGGGAGGTCACGACGATGCGCAGGTCGGTGGCGACCGGCTGCTGACGGGCCAGCAGGGCGATGGCGCGGGCCTCCAGGTCGTGCTGGAGGTCGTCGACCTTCTGGTCGGCGGCGATGACGCTCTCGGCGAGCTTCAGGTCGGCGTCGAGCATGGACGTCGTGGCCCGCCCGATCGCGGAGCCGACGAGCCGGGCCATCTCGACCAGGCCTTCTCCGATCGAGTCCAGTTCCTCGTGGTACGCGTCGCGCATGTCTCGTGTCCCTCTCTCGACCTACTACTGCGGTACTGCCCGGGGGCGGGCCGGGGCGGCCAGCGGCCCCACGTTGACACGGTGAGCCGCAAACGCGTCCGACTCCGGCACCACAAGTGAATCAACCCCGTCGCCAGGGTGAACTCTGGGCGACGACTGTTCGAGGTGCCACCCGAACGGCTGTGGAAGTGTCGTCGTGCCTGCTTAACCTGGATCCATGGACGTGAACGCGGCGGTCGCCGCAGCTGCAGCGATCGCCGGTCTTTGCACCGGTGTGGTCGCGATGCTGGCGTTCCGCTGGAGCGAGCGCGACCACGCCCGCCCCACCCGGAGCTCCATCCGCCCCGACCTCAATGCGGTGCTGCCGCCCGGCGTGGACACCGTCCTCTCCGTGCTGCGCTCCTCGGCGGTCGTACTGGACGAGGGCGACGCGGTGGTCAAGGCCAGCTCGGCGGCGTACGCCCTCGGCCTGGTCCGCGGCGGCAAGCTCGCCGTGGAACCGATGCTCCACATGGCCCGCGACACCCGCCGCGACGGGGAGATACGGCAGGTGGAGCTGGACCTGCCCCGGCGCGGCACCGGCCGGGGCGAGGCCCTCGCGGTCTCGGCGCGCGTCGCCCCGCTCGGCTCCCGGCTGGTG
Protein-coding sequences here:
- a CDS encoding YozE family protein, which gives rise to MSRTQGFTSWLKTHAKDQSAIGDLARDVAADPAWPSRRQLSGQREYLEERGAIPAAVETLERAWELYEAQQER
- the phoU gene encoding phosphate signaling complex protein PhoU; protein product: MRDAYHEELDSIGEGLVEMARLVGSAIGRATTSMLDADLKLAESVIAADQKVDDLQHDLEARAIALLARQQPVATDLRIVVTSLRMSADLERSGDLAQHVAKLARLRFPDRAVPRDLHATILEMGQLAQRLMAKAAEVIITKDVDLALQLEQDDDEMDQLHRTLFQHLMDDRWKHGIETAVDVTLLGRYYERFADHAVSVAKRVVYLVTGEHADDLQQPTQVEGV